Below is a window of Triticum urartu cultivar G1812 unplaced genomic scaffold, Tu2.1 TuUngrouped_contig_9891, whole genome shotgun sequence DNA.
TGTGTCTGGGTCTtccttgtggggggggggggggggggggggggggtaaagtaatcagctactccctccattcctaaatataagtctttttagagattccaataagggagtacatatggagcaaaatgagtgaatctacactcaaatatgtctatatacacccgtatgtagtttgtattgaatctctataaagacttaatttagaaacggagggagtatttgtttAAACTGGGGCTATATTAGATAATCAAATTAcacacatggcaatatgatgcTACTATAGACAGACCAAGGCCATACTAGGGAACATGCTAGGCAGCAGATAGAAGCCCACACTATCTTGGAGCAACATGATTCTCAATTTTTTGGGCACCAGTTTTACATCATCTGTTACGGCAGATTTTTTTTGGTGCCCAAAAACCTTCTGTCTCCTGCCCTAAAATCATTTCCGGGCACCAACTTTTACATCATCTTGTTGGAGATGCACTTAGGCGATATACGCTGCCATGGCTGCCGTTTCGGTAGTGCACGTATAGGTGACTGATTCTCCAGGATTAGCTAACCCACTCCCTCACTTTCCCCTCTTTCTCTTGGCTAGTTAGGGATTCTGTTAGCTGATCTGTGAGTTGTTGTATAAATTATCCCGTTGTAAAGGAATACAAGTGCACCGCATACAAAACTCTATCAAATCTTACAGCTCTATATATAAGGCATGGCATATTATCACTTTCAGTGAAGCAATAAATAAACAAGATTTTCTGGTTTCTCCCTCTCACTTCTCCAGTAGGCTCCAGAGCCCCTCCACAATGGCAACAAAAAGCCCTACCAGTGGATAGATGAAGGCGAGGGTATACTCAGAGCCGTAACAAGGCCTGGCCATAACAACTGCACGATTCACATGGGAACTCTCCTCACTTCCTCTTCATTCACAGGCTTTATCAAATGTAAAGGACAGAACCAAAATTGGAGGTAAGCATGTGCTTCTGTATGAATGGGTGCACACAAAGGATTTAGTTTTGTATCCTATGCAATCTGCACTACTTGTAAAATTGTACCTTGACAGTGTTCCTATATCATGTGGAACAATAAACATATGGGAGTGGATGTGGCACATATGCTTGTATTTTATGTACTTTGCATACACTGTTCCAAGATAAAGGATACCCGCACAAGAAATTCCATTCCAAAGCACGGATGGTTAAATTTCACATACTAAGGAGATTTATTTAACATCAAATGTGTACTCCCAGATCAACAAATCAAATCAAATAGATAAAGACAGCATTGTCATGTTGCTGGCAGCAGAGGGGATGGTGCTAAGCACATATGTCAATGAATTATCACTACTAATTTTAACTTCAAGGCGGGGGGTGGTTATTTCAAACTGTAGAAAAAATTGTGATATTCAATGCCAACATTTCGTACACGACATTCCACAAAACAGTGCACGAACATTTAAGAataaacttaacagaaaacttaCGAAAAGCTTCCAATAAAACTGTACAACAAGAAGCAGGCACTGGCGAAGATGGTAGCTCACGAAGAACATGCTGACGAGATGTTTCCACGAGTGCAGTtagtaaaaggaaaaaaaatccaTGCTTTTGGGAGCATCATAATTATTCTAATAACTAGAATGACTAAATGAGTGAGATACCTTCACACAGTCACCAATAATATGTGCATCCTCGCCTGGTGCAAACTCGGTTCTTCCTGGTATGAAATGGAAACAGTCACAAAATTTGGATTGTACACTCTTGATTGGCAGAAGGAAATCAAGACACGAGAGATGCCAATACCACCATGTAACTGGAGTAGATTAGTATTCCCTCCGTCCCAgcttgcaaaaacgtcttatattgtgggacggagggagtagtccaAAGTTAGATTAAGATATATTGACATAAAccttgttcatattcacatagccTCCTATCAACCTCCTCCACATCGGCAGCCTGGCGCAAAATTCCTTCCACCCTTATCCCTGTAACAACAGATTTATGTCACAAACGGAATGAGATGTTATAAAGATAACTTCATTAGCAACATCTACAGTTTCCAGGTTCTAGAATTGGTTCTTATTAGTTAGCATAACTTGTGTGCCCACCATGTTTCTCAAGATAACGCAGAGCTTTTTCTAGAAAAGAAGGGCGGCCATCAATATCTTCGAGCGCAAGCAGAATTGGCCTGCCAACAACTAGTGACTTGACTGGCCTTTTCTCTCGCCCTGCAAACAATTGGGCACCGTATGATTGAACTGGAAAAAGGGTCTAAACCTCTGGAGATATATGCAGCAGCACAATGGGACCAACAATTTGGAGCCGTTGTTTCATATGCATCACAAGTGTCATTGCGAAATATCCCATTGTGCCCCATCACAAGAGCTGCATTTGGAGCCTGTGCAAGAGCTTCTTCTAATgctgctttccactcaaataaaTCTTCAGAAGTTTCTGCCTGTATGAAGCAAAAGCATAATTCAAAATATAGATGGAACATGATGATGCATTATTTTTATACTATTAGCACTCATTTTTTCTTACAACAGCTAATGATTAAGTTGGTAGGTCGTACCTTAAGGGTGAAGGCACGACCATCACGACCATCTGGGAAAAGGACAGTCAACAATTTTTTGTCTTCTCTGACTACCACACTGCACAAGAAAATATACTTTGATATAGTATTAATGCCCCGCACAACATCCATAAAAGAAAAGGTGTTAATAGAATGAGATAAATACCTGCCAGAATTGTTTAAATCAATCCCACCAAGAGTAGCACTCACTTCACCACTTCTCTGGGGCAAGGTATTCTGCAACACCACAAAAGGAACCTGTCAAGTGAGAAGAAAAGGTGTGCGCACAACAACAAAGTGTGTGCACAGAAGGCCTAAATTCAACTGCTGAGATACAGAGAGCAGAATAGCCATCAAAAATGAAACTCCCCATTTGGTATACCACTATGGAAAGAACAAATTGCTTGACACAGCTACGGACCATGCATTATCATTCACCAGTAATCGCATTTATTATCATGCAACTTATGTACAGAACCACTGAATCCAAAATAACCTGAGAGAAATCCTATATTCAACCTAAGGATGTCGTCATATTGAGTAACCAATCTGACATCAGCACCTAGACATTGAATATTCATGCATGACAACAGTTCAGTATGCATGCAGAAGATGCAACGAATACTGGAACCAAATGGACCAATCAAATTAATTGTCCATGGGAAGAAGGAATGGAGAGGGAACTGTTAGGAAGTATTAGTATAGGTCTAGGAGTCCTTATTAGTCTATGTTTAGTTTCCTTACACCTCAAGTCATATGTAATACATATATGCCCCTTGGGCCTTCAATAGAGATAAGTTGCTTTcctaacatggtattagagcCTAGGTTTAGGTCCCCTCCAGCGCCACAACTCACCTAACAATCACTTTTTTCGGTCTTCTTCCTTCGATCAATCGAGTCCACCAGACAATGGCTGCCTCCTTCGACCCCGGTGGAACTCAGCCCAGCCGTTCCCTGCATCAACTTGGCCCCGTTGGATCGAAAGATGCACCGCTGGGCTTCTACACGCTCGCTGTTGGGCAGCCATGGGCCGCCTCCTGGGACTCTCGACGGTTGTCCGTGTTCGTCCCTCCGAGATCGACGCCTCCATCTACCAGGTCGCAGCCCTCTGTGCGGCCGTCGGGATGCTGCCCACCCCGAAAAAGGACATGGTGCCCTTCTCCACAATGCTGTCTTCGATCTGTCGGCTGTTTCCCCAGACCAAGAGAGGTTCCCGATCCACGCTCCAAGGTCGTGGTCCAGATCTGTACACGCACAACGTCGAGATCATGGCCCTCGCAGTCGCCCTGTTCAGATCAAGCCTGCAGCTGTTGCCGTTCCGCCTCCAAGTGCGTCCCGCGCCTCTGTCTCTTAGCCATGGACGTAGGTGAGTCTATTCCCGGAGCTGCTGCTAGCGTGCTTCTGTGCGTGCTCCTCTGTCTACTTCCACTAGCTGGTGCTGTTGTTTTCAGTTTGGCCTGATTctatgatgcggagcatcctacggtcatcgccatggacctaccatcgtctcacgaagtgccaagaggacctatgacTCGAGATAGAGCTAAAGCTCTCGAGACAAAGGTGACTTCTCTCCTTAGTGACATTGCATATGAtcctctcgagacatggctactacctaagtccgagatgttgtgcatgattaggtaccaagaggaccctcccgaagtcccgaagatgcacgtgaagacggacaagccgccaagtccacggatgaagaGGAACGCCGAAAGAAGAAGAAGGCAGCTCCAGGATCCGGACATCCGGCCGCTGGAGACATCCACTACAGCAGCATTCCAACCGCCACGCatctacaggccccggacatccggccccagcccGGTTTTCCAGCCCGGCCCGAAAATCCGGCCCCAACACCCGGATATCCGGACAAGCTCCATCCAGAGAACAGAAGAAAAGCCCCGTCAGCCCGAACATCCGGCCccagccccggacatccggctcctcccgaagGCCCGAACATCCGGCCCCGTCTGTCTGCACACAGTaaagggccgaggcccatgtaccctttcaccccctggactatatatactcttcttctacctacgttttagggttagcaaagtagtagctcattaaagatagagctttgctcatccattacaGATCTACTCCCCGAGAGAGACCGCGGACCCTCTTCgaagaagatccccttggattcaagacccccttttgggtggccccatcaagacctcctgtggagaagaaccggttaccgtgtatcgtcccttgttgatcgtggatcttgtatctccttttgtgttcatggatctagcacatgtgtgatcatccttgttggttttagtgtttccctcgtgtttcccttcgtgtttcccctcgtgattcccctcgtgttcttcgtgttcctcgcaggatccgctcctttcatgaaaggtcggccatctagggttccaccctacatcatcttggtatctagagccacgttgatcacgatttcggagcctccccgttgtgttttctagccttgttttgttgattttgcccctaattcgaaaattccccataAAAATAGCCCCCctattttttttgtgatttgttggtgtgatgaagttttgttggatttgatccgcggatttcatgtgttgcaggtagatctagctttcccccACCTTTCACCCAATTTCCTTCCACAAATTCCCCCGAATTTTGCTCCGGATTTGACCTCTCCACGCGAAGTTCATCAAGTTCGTCCAcggatccagagcccggacattcggcccgacagcccggacatctggccaccccggacatccggccatcaAACCCAAACATCCGCCCCCTAGCAACATCACTTCCATCCACCGCCCTGTTTTCCATCCAAATTTcgccaaattttgttccggtgcccacatacacttccacataccaccaccacttccgcatagcaccGCCATATACCACGTACACCACCATCGCTTACCACTACCAACTCCGACAATTTTGTCTCGTTTTGtcttgagaatttgagttgcggttccgtgtcatattgtgtttcggctatttaggtacggttcgacatcaacatcaccgccgctcatcttcgccacggacgcgtcatcgaCAACGACCACTCcgccattttgacaccataccgtaagcaagaacggtaacctcaTCTTTAGTATCGTcatacatcattcttgccattacattgataaacACCATAGCCTTACTTTTGCGTACCTTACCCtccgagactagccattgagtattgccggcaacgtgacTTGTACACATTAGTGATCATAATTCCCACAGCATACATATATCattggtgcatatcttggtatcatctcttgtgtcacaaggttgtcatcgcatacacaattgctatcttggttcatgaagcattgcatgagaaaagagctcaaaaacaaagagccaaacaagcttttaagaaaaagagaaagataagcaaagagcttttaagcaagaaccatagcatcatacaacattaagattgtcatactagatcatcttggatcataccatcGGAATAtcatacatagagcatacttggaatagaagtcgttgcatttttgtttagtaggttgtgcacaagtcttcgtatccgcctattgtgcaatcatgctagcgtctctctagtgttgtgcaacaagagcattttcgtggattctacattttggctcatccttggttgcacgaccccacttatctctttgcgtgtgtgtttccgtgtaccatattttgctattggtctacttgttgcattgcaaattTGCGAATCTTTTctaacattattgaagctcactaacaattgcatcaacttttgtgccaccatcctaaccgagctccaccataagcttttacttgtgtaggtagtgagaaccgacaagaattggtaccaattgtgctatttccttgttccacattgaagtgatctttgatccatcttcaacatgggtcaaggtacatttggtataggttcttctctttctcccactcacatatttcgccaagtacttctaccaacccactcttcatcgggcaagacgacggcatgaactcctacgtcacaaagagccacctctttggtgcacaacatgcttggcatcaagagcaacaagcaatgagcgaacgcatcgacaacctcgccaccgacttgcgactctccgagctaCGTACAAGAAACTACTTCAACCACAAGCTTGACgaccacaagcaagagaatgacgcaagaatggacgagattcgtgcttgGTTGCGCACCCGCTCTCCTTCCACTTCGTCCCCatcaagacggagccgctcaagtcgacactccgactacaccatctccggctcaagtacaccgacatcaaaTACTCTTCATCGTGCCGCGCGCCAA
It encodes the following:
- the LOC125532425 gene encoding rho GTPase-activating protein 6-like, whose amino-acid sequence is MGHNGIFRNDTCDAYETTAPNWREKRPVKSLVVGRPILLALEDIDGRPSFLEKALRYLEKHGIRVEGILRQAADVEEVDRRLCEYEQGRTEFAPGEDAHIIGDCVKHVLRELPSSPVPASCCTVLLEAFRKFSVKFILKCSCTVLWNVVYEMLALNITIFSTV